One Helicobacter suis HS1 genomic window, ATACAAAAAATCTTAGGCCAAAAAGGGCTAGCCCAGATGTTAGGTAATTATATCTACGATCTAGCCAATGGCTCTAGTATTAATCTTAATCCCACTAGTAGCATTCCAAGCTCTATCAAGCCTCTAGCTAAAGATTTAGGCGGGCAGATTGGTAAAATCAAACTTAGCGATGTATTGAATGCCTCAGATGTGAGTGCTCTTTTAAACATGCCCGGTATGGATAATGTGATTAAAAATATTTTAAGTACTAAGACTGTGAGTTCTGTATTAGGCGGTGGAGGGCTTATTTCTAGTTTGGATCAGGCTGAGCAAAATAAAATCTATAATGCTATTGATAAAGAGTTACATTTCTCAGGGGGAAAAGCCATTGCCTCCATTGCCAACGGGGTTTATGGTAAGCACACCCTTTTAAGTCTCATTAACTCTTTATCCCCTATGACGGGTAAAGATGTGGATAATATTTTAAACATGCCAAATACTAGTAGCGGCCAAAGTCAGGTAAAAAATTTTTTAAACAAGACCACTTTTGGGCAAATTTTTGAAGAACTATTATCTAATCAAAACCTACTCAATAAAACCATTGCTTGGTTAGGCCCACAAATTTTAGATGAAATGCTTAAAACTGCTATTGATGATTTACTCAACCCTACAAATCAGCTTACTGCCGCTGAAAAAAATATTCTTGATAACATTCTTAACAATGTCTTTAGCTCAGAAAAAAAGGCAGTCCAACAAATGGAAAATTCTAACCCTGATGTCAAACACGTTATTGATGGCTTAATGCAGGCTAAAGGTCTAGGGGAGGTTTATAGCAAGGGCCTTCAGAGTATTTTATCTAATAAACTGCAAGGTCAATTAAAAAGCATGGGCTTAGGTTCTTTGCTCGCGCCTAAAGCTCTAGGTAATTTCTGGCAGAAGGGTTATTTTAACTTCCTAGCCAATGATGATATTTTAGTGAACAATAGCACTTTTAGTAATGCTTCAGGCGGGACTTTAAGTTTTATAGCCGGTAAGTCTATTATTTTTGCAGGGCAAAATACAATTAATTTTAGTAATAATCAAGGTACACTAGAATTTTTAAGTAATGATGTGTCTAATATTGATCTGACTACTCTTAATGCTACCGATGGCCTAACCATTGATGCCCCCTTTAATAATCTTTATGTCCAGAAAGGCAATATCACCCTTGCTTCGTATGAAGGGCTCACAGTACGCGCAAATAATTTTGACTTTTTAGGCACGGTGCAAGCAGATGGGGCTGTGGATTTATCCGGTGTAACCGGTTTAGCTGTTTTAGGTACTCTTAATCTTACTGAGGATAGCACCCTTAAGGCTAATAATTTAACCACAATAAGCGCCTTTAACAACCAATCCCAAAACCTGCTTAATATCAGCGGGAATTTTAACTCCTATGGCACATTTAGTACACAAGGGGCTGGGGTCAATATCGGGGGCGGGTTTAATAGTACAGGGGCTTTAACTTTTAATGTAGCGGGTGCAACGATTAAAACCACCGGCCCTAGTTCAGATAATTCAACCTCAAGCTCTAGCGCCTCTACAAGTTCTAGTAATGCTAATAGCTCTGGAGGTTCTAGCTCCTCCCCTAGCACTTCTACACCCTCTACTAACTCTAGCGCCTCTACTAGTTCTAAAACAGCTACAGCTTTAACTCTAGCTAGCATCACCGTGTCTACAAGTTCTACAACTTCTAGTACCGCTAGCTCTAGCACTTCTACAAGTTCCTCTAACACCTCCTCCAGTAGCGATAATAGCCCAAGCTCTAATAGTGGGTCTAATGTAAATCCGGTTAGCCCAACGCCTAGTACGCAAATTCCGCTAATTCAAGTGGGTGGACTTGTGAATTTAAATTTAGGTGGTAGTGCGATTATTAGCTTTAATACAGAGGCACAAACAAATAATGCAGGATCAAGCGCGGGTTCTAGTTCTACAAGTACACCACAAACAACAACTAGCAGTTCTACTAGTTCTACTCAAACAGCAAGTACAGCACAAAGTACCACATTAAGCCTAAGCTCTAATACTAGTCTAGCTACTACCAGCCAAACGCCTACAACTTCTAGCGGGGCTTCTCCGGATAGTTCAAACCCTACAGCCTCTCCTATAACCCCTTCAAATGGCGCTTATACGCTGATTCAAACTAATAGCTGGATTCATTACAACCCCACCTCTTTTAATCCTAATAACTGGAGACAATATTTAGAGCTCTACACTAGCCTTAAAATCAACGGGACAGCTTTCCAGCTTAACGCTCAAGGTACAGGACTTACTTATAATGGTCAAGCAGTCAATATCTCACAACGAGGCTTGCTTGTCAATTATCAAGGCACAAATGGCCAAGAAGTGAGCGCCTCTATTGATTATAATAAGATGCAAATAGGCATAGGCCAAAGCTTGCATGTTATCGCGCCCACTATTACACAATACATCACCCAAATACAAGGGCAGTCTGTGGTTAATGCGCTAGAAAATGCAGGCGGGCCGGGTGTGATGAATTGGTTTGGTAAGCTTTTAATTGAGACAAAAAACACCCCGCTTTTTGCGCCCTACTATCTTGAACAACACTCCTTAAGCGATCTACTTAAAATTGTAAAAGATATTCAAAATGCGACTGATTGGATGGGCGCTTCTGGTTTAAAAGCCACTAGCTCTAAATTGCTACAAATCAGTGTACACACCAAACAGATGAGCCGTTTAGCTAAGCTTTCAAATTTTGCTTCTAATGATGCATTACCAGATTTTCATGATTTTTTAGTCAGTCTTAAAGGTAAAAAATTTGCTAGCGCGGTGCCTAATGCTATGGATATTATCACCGCCTACTCCCAAAGAGATAAATTAAAAAACAACCTATGGGTAACCGGTGTGGGAGGAGCAAGTTTTGTAGCAGGAGGCACAGGTACGCTTTATGGGCTGAATGTGGGTTATGATCGCTTTATAAAGGGCGTGATTGTGGGGGGTTATATGGCTTATGGTTATAGTGGCTTTTATGGCAATATCAATAGCGCTAATTCTAATAATGTCAATGTGGGATTTTATAGCCGCGCCTTTATCAAGGGTAGAAACGAGATTACAGGAAGTATTAATGAAACCTATGGCTATAACAAAACCTACATTGATGCAACTAATCCCATTCTCACCCCTCTTAACCAGCAATACCACTATGGCACTTGGACTACCAATGTCGGCGCTAACTATGGCTATGACTTCTTTTTTAAAAACAAACATGTTATTCTCAAACCCCAAATTGGCCTCACTTATTATTATATCGGCCTCTCAGGCTTGCAAGGCAAGATGAATGATCCGATTTATAACGAGTTTAGAGCCAATGCCGATCCAGCGCATAAATCTATTTTGACGATCAATTTAGCCCTAGAGAGTCGCCACTATTTTAGGAAAAACTCCTATTACTATGTCATTGCCGGCTTAGGGCGGGATTTATTCGTCCATTCTATGGGTGATAAAATGGTACGCTTTATTGGTAATGATATGTTAAGTTATCGTTATGGGGGAATGTATAATACCTTTGCTAGCCTCACCACAGGGGGTGAGGTTCGCTTATTTCGATCCTTTTATGTCAATGCTGGTATTGGAGCGCGCTTTGGTTTGGATTATCAAGATATTAATATTACAGGCAATGTCGGGATGCGCTATGCTTTTTAGACAAATTTTTAATTCTGTGTTGCTGTCTCACTTTATTTTAAAATTCTTTTTAAGCTCTGTTTAAGTTCTTGCGTGCTACTATCCAAATCCCCCTCCTTTTTAGTCTCTGGAGTTTCTCCAGGGACTTTCCTTGAATAATGCTAAGGCTTTCTTTAAGACGCCGAGAACCTATTTTGCGCGTACATGTTTTACGCAAGCCAGCCCTTTCTTCTGAACTCTTGCTTACTTTAGAACAACTATTAAAAGAAGCCAAAATTACTTATGATTTTAAACTCCCTGAAATGTCCTTGTCTCAAGAAGTTTTATTGTGTTTTGGAGGAGATGGCACGCTTCTAGCGGCTCTGCGCCACCCTTCAAATAGCCTATGTTTTGGAATCCATGTCGGGCATTTGGGGTTTTTAACAGCCACTAATTTAGAAGGCGCTCCCCATTTTTTAGAAGCGCTTACACAAGGGCATTATCAAATCCAAAACCATTTAATGCTAGAGGGAAAGATTGCCAAGCAACATTTTTTATGCGCTAATGATATTGTGGTAACTAAAAAAGATTATTCCGGCATGTTAGGGCTACAGCTTTTTATTGATGGAGTTTTAGC contains:
- a CDS encoding NAD(+)/NADH kinase, whose translation is MLRLSLRRREPILRVHVLRKPALSSELLLTLEQLLKEAKITYDFKLPEMSLSQEVLLCFGGDGTLLAALRHPSNSLCFGIHVGHLGFLTATNLEGAPHFLEALTQGHYQIQNHLMLEGKIAKQHFLCANDIVVTKKDYSGMLGLQLFIDGVLANTYQVDGLIFATPLGSTAYNISVGGSVVYPLCQNILITPIAPHSLYQRPIILNDQAHLEIVPKQSCSVVIDGQVRYTLKSKQSLQIYKSIRQAKLIQPLEYNYFKVLKEKFSWGTSHP